Proteins encoded within one genomic window of uncultured Fusobacterium sp.:
- a CDS encoding peptide MFS transporter, which yields MSSIFKYLQNKYPKSFWLMCFTITWERFSYHGISTILVLYFTASTTKGGMGLSIIEATSLYGFFVGMLHLTPLIGGWLSDFYIGQQKSIILGGFFIALGNLFLFLSDDRSILYLGLLGIMIGNGFFKANCTNLVGNIYSDRKISEREIAYSLFYMFINLGSFLAPFTAGLVADKILAVRDLQGTILKFGYKPMFLICSIIAVIWTFLFFYLAPKFLGDIGKNPYKNLSKNKKGIDFCINISKEELNNMKIMGIISIFVILFWTAFYQSFSSITLYARDYVDRSIGSFIVPVPWFPALNAILGILFSPILVILWGKLKKIKVDATLKISLGLFSMGTAFFFMSISSYITKDIGKASMIFIVLAFVFNTISELCTAPVGIATFNRLAPKQFSTFFMGLWYMTMCFGSIISGKIAGIVQNIGFFPLFFTLTIILFVGAISLLMLKNYLTFLDKDSSL from the coding sequence TGGCTAATGTGTTTTACTATAACATGGGAAAGATTTTCTTACCACGGAATTTCTACTATATTAGTTCTTTATTTTACAGCTAGTACTACAAAAGGAGGAATGGGATTATCCATTATAGAAGCTACATCTTTGTATGGTTTTTTTGTAGGAATGTTACATCTGACACCACTTATAGGAGGATGGCTTTCTGATTTTTATATTGGACAACAAAAGTCAATTATATTAGGAGGATTTTTTATTGCTTTAGGAAACCTATTTTTATTTTTAAGTGATGATAGGAGTATATTATATCTTGGACTTTTAGGTATAATGATAGGGAATGGCTTTTTTAAAGCAAATTGTACAAATCTTGTTGGAAATATATATTCTGATAGAAAGATAAGTGAAAGGGAGATAGCCTATAGTCTATTTTATATGTTTATAAATTTAGGTTCTTTTTTAGCTCCTTTTACAGCTGGTCTTGTAGCAGATAAAATTTTAGCTGTAAGAGATTTACAGGGAACAATATTAAAATTTGGATATAAACCAATGTTTTTAATATGTAGTATAATTGCTGTAATTTGGACTTTCCTATTTTTTTATTTAGCTCCTAAATTTTTAGGTGATATTGGAAAAAATCCTTACAAGAATTTATCAAAAAATAAAAAAGGAATAGATTTTTGTATAAATATATCTAAAGAAGAATTAAATAATATGAAGATAATGGGAATTATCTCTATATTTGTTATTCTTTTCTGGACCGCTTTTTATCAATCTTTTAGCTCTATTACTCTATATGCTAGAGATTATGTAGATAGAAGTATAGGAAGTTTTATTGTTCCAGTACCATGGTTTCCAGCATTAAATGCTATTTTAGGGATTTTATTTTCTCCTATTTTAGTTATTTTATGGGGAAAATTAAAAAAAATAAAAGTTGATGCTACATTAAAAATATCTTTGGGACTATTTTCTATGGGAACAGCTTTCTTTTTTATGAGTATCTCATCATATATAACAAAAGATATTGGAAAGGCAAGTATGATTTTTATAGTTTTAGCTTTTGTTTTTAATACTATTTCAGAGCTTTGTACAGCTCCAGTTGGAATAGCTACATTTAATAGATTAGCTCCAAAACAATTTTCGACATTCTTTATGGGATTGTGGTATATGACAATGTGTTTTGGAAGTATAATTTCAGGTAAAATAGCAGGAATAGTACAAAATATTGGATTTTTCCCACTATTTTTTACCCTTACTATAATTTTATTTGTTGGAGCAATTTCATTGTTGATGTTAAAGAACTACCTTACATTTTTAGATAAAGATAGTTCTCTTTAA